gaattgcccagattttcacaaatggaaaccttagcgagcatcggcgatatacaaaaatgctcgggtcgcccattgacttcaatggggttcgttactcgaaacgaaccctcgcgcatcgcgaaaatttcgtcacgagtaacgagcacccgagcattttggtgcccgctcatctctagtcaccattacatactaaataggaaaccactgggtaacaccgacatggaaaaggccttggggattttagttaactgtaaccttaactgaagcaaccagcgtcaggcagctgctgccaagacaaataggatcatggggtgcatcaaaagaggtctaggggcgcatgataaagaacattgttctttctctttacggGTCACTGGTCAGGtcatacatggaatattgtggacaattTTGGGCAccaatactcaagaaggacagatcagagcttgagagggtacaaaggcgggcaactaaaataataaacagaatgggtggactacaatacccagagggattatcaaaattgtggttaataaatttagaaaaaaagacggccgaggggcgacctaataactatgtataactatatcaggggacaatacagagatctctcccatcatctattatacccaggactgtgagtggaacaagagggcgccctctacatctagaggaaagaaggtttctacactgacatagaagtaaGTATTTTACTATTGAAGTTCTGCATCTACCATACTTagtagggctgatggaaatagctaagTGCTTGTACTTGGTCatctccagcagtctcattgaaaattAATAGAGTGGCAGCGTAGATGCAGGACCGCTGCTCCCTTCAATccactcctcactgcagggggtgcagtaagcccacagtgaggaggaaggggaacacaggacccccgttcttgggatcagtggtaatcgcagcagtgagacccccaccaatcataaacttATCCCCcaacctgtggatagggaataagacttgattttgggataacccctttaaacaggcAACAACATTATATTTTCAAGAAATAAAGACAAGAAGGCTGACATAATGTTAAAAACTTTACTTGCATTTTCAATAAATAATTTACAGTATCTACACGAGTCAATGTCATATCTAAGAACAAGTGTTTTTATCGTGTTTTCCCTTTTGCTGTTGTGCGGTATCTCTACATCTGTCAGATGGATCTTGGCAGATTTTAGACAGTAAACTTGCTAAGCAAAACCAGAATAAAGTGCTTCACTTAAGTCTTTGAGCATTGATTTACCAGCGACAGTCTATTATTAACCCCCATAATGACAGTGATGTGATCTGCAAAAGAGGCATTAGAAACCTATCTATATGTAATATTCAGCAAACTACACACATTCAGACACACCTTATAACAACATGCTTGCTGGGATACAGATTGCAGCACCACTAACTACTAGTATTTGGAAGGAAATGTGGCAGATGATGCCATTGATTGAACTTATTATATGAATGGATGATTATATGGATGATTCAGCAAGCCAACCATTGGGACTACGGGAGTTAGTAAATGTTGGTGGGAAAAGTTTTGGAACCAAAGATGTCGAATATAGGTTTATTACAGAGTGATGTGCAATCAATGGCTCATCAGCTGCGGTGAAACTACAGAATGAAAGCTAAAGAAGCTGTAACTTCACAGCATCTGGAAAACCACTACCTTATAGAAATCCAGCTATACCCTCAGCCCACCATTGGCAATTTAACATTAAAAGTTCAAAGCAAGCTAGATGGGTTTATGAAATATATCCATAAAATCGGTGGACCAAGATGGATTCCATATTCATTTACAAAGGCTGATTGGTATGACTATAGGGTCATCATTCAgataggaaggggaggggggggagaggtttgttatttgtattgcgccaactcattccgcagtgctttctggtaatttttcttatatttattaccccccatcagatgggtactcattttactgacctcggaaggatgtaaggttaagtcaaccttgagccggctacctgaactattcagggattgaacttgcaaccttcaggtcgtgagcgagaacataggactgcattctgctgccttagcactctgcgccacatgatgCTGTATGCCATTAACCCATTTTGCAACAAACATTAATGTAGGATGACAGCTGTAGAAACACCAAAGTAAAATCCATAAAAGTAGCTATTTTATggactttttttggcaatttttaatAATACAGCCAGTTCAGTTCTTCCATTAAAGTTCTCCCAGCAACTAGTAACATTTTGGAGGTTCCAGGCAGGATATGTCTCCTGCTTCGTTTTCTCTTAGTGCCTACATAAATTGGTTGGCTGATTGCTAATGGGGACCACGTGATTGCTACCTCTACTGAAAATTTCTGCTTCTGTATAAACTACAAAGTTACCCATAAGTGCCTAAAGATGTCTGCAGCACGTTAGGGTAGGGCAAAATTCAATTTCATGACATGAAAAGTAGTTACCACATCTATTACACTGAAACACATTGCGTATCTCCTATTTACAgtaacaattaaaaaacacacaaCAGAACTACAAAAGTTCCACGTATTACAGACCAGATAAATTATATCAAACACAAGTTGCATTATTTTGCTTTACATCTGACTCCTAAAGGTTTCTATTTACACTATACATCTGCTCCAGTAATCAGTGTCTTACCAGTAAACAGCCTGTACTATGATCACTGGTCTAAGGGTAGCCATACATGTTAGACAGCGGTTAACCAGAAGCTTGCCCAGCTGATGACCATCTTGTCCGATAACCCCATACACATGCACCTTTGGTTGGGCCAAGCACATGTGTGTTGTGAACATAGAGAGGGGAGAAATCCAGCAATGCCTTATCGCACTATCACAAGAGGATCAAACAGTTGAAGTCCAACCATTCGATCTTTatctcccccaacatctccaGTTGGGGAGGGGAGTCGAGGGGTAACCACACACATTAATAGGTGGTTGGCCAGTCGCACTAAAATTGCCGAGTTCAACCAATATGTATCTAATATGTATgttcaccttaatgaccaggtctTCTATATATTCCCCCCCTAGACTTATAGCCATAGTATAAACAAGCTGCTGCTTCACTTCCCACTAGATGTGGCATCATGATGATCTAAGCGCTCCAATTTCCAGCCCAGAGGCTCTCTGAATTACCTGTCATGTAGTTTCTATTTATCTGGATGCATCTGTAGCTAAAGAGAAGCAACATGTACCTTGACCGACAGACTCATAAAAGTGCTCTCCTAACAGTGAGATCTGGCATAGTAAAATGCAACATGGTAACAGGTCTGCAAGGTTTTAACAATTTGCTCTTTTTATTGGCCACAAACGTCTGCTTGGTACTAGCATGTTTCAATCCAGGTTTTGATGTATGTAGCACAGCTACATATGTAGAGTGGATATGGAAAAGCTTATTGCTACATGTCCACATAAACACTGGTCATTGTTAATAGACCATCTGATACTAGTGAGCACCAATAAAATTGATCATGCAGTTACAGCTTATTATGGATCACGAAAGCCACGTTCACAAAATACTAAAATTTCACAGCCACCAGGATATCTGCAGTACCAAGTCAGGCAGAGGAAGCGGTCTTCTCTCTGTGACTTCTATAGATGAGGTATGATTCACGTAAGCTTCACTAGGCAGATTTGATGGACAGGCAACTCTCGTGCTCCGTATTAATTGTGCATCAAAagagatgcacaaaaaaaaagttgttaaaaGAGGTCTCATTTCAGCTCTCCCAATCCACATACTAAAGAATTAGACTTCCGTCCTACAGCAATACGAGACACCTTTCTTGCTGAAAGATACATTTCCATGTTGACCTTTTCATTCTTTGTAGGCTTTGGATTAAGGATGGCATAGCTTCACTAGAACAAACCCACtgaagtgatgttcattccaaaAGCCCAGTTCCTGTGACTGTTGTCCATGATCAAATAAATATTATAGCAGTGTCACACATTGTGCTTTCACAGAAACAAATGCATCTTGGGTAACCGAGCCCGTACCTCTTCAACTGCCTCACTACAACTCATTAGATTTACACAGTAAACATAACATTACAGCAACACTGTGCAACATTGAAACAAATACACAAAAGCCACAAAGAACATGGCCATCCCCAGGCCTGATTGAGGAGCTGCAGTTCCAGACCCAAAGGTGGTCCTTTCATATAAATGGAGTTTGTCCTTGTTGGAGTGCAATACCTTCACATCCTCAAAGGCATAATAAGCAGCTAGAGTGAAATTCACATCCCCTGTTGTAAGAAGGTCAAAGACACAGGACTGAAAGTAGAGGTCCTCAACGGGCAGCTTTTCTTTGCATTTGGCTCCTGCCATTTGAGGGGTGAAAGAGGATCCATTGGATCCAGTCCCATGTCTCCTTGAGCCAGTCTCTGGGGTTTGGGAGTGGAAGGTTCGAAAGTCAATTTGCTGGTTCTGAGGACAACCTTGGAGACAGAGATAAAGTCCTTGGTTTTCTTTGTCCTCCACCGCattcaccacctcctcaggcatgCGCACTGCAAAGGTTAGGTAGCGACCAACTTGCCGTACCACTATTGTAGTACCAATATATTTGGCTTGTATTTCTATGTGCTGCCCAGACACTTTTTCTATAATTTTCAAGCTGTTTGCTccactcttgtctccaccattCTTAGATCCATCTACAAAAGCAGCTGGAAGCTCATCCATTTCAGCCTGGTAAACCTTCTGGTCCACACATTCCTGGAAGTTCTTGAAGATTATGGTAATCTGCAGAAACAAAATAGAAAGCAATAAACATAAATCCATAAGTATCATttcttaaggcccctttacatgcaacaattatccctcaaaattcatccaaatggctgaaaatgagcaataatcatgacatgtaaatgctggcatcgtgcactttttgtttgaatggtggattttagttcacttaaaattcATTATTTAGCAGCTGAAAGGCTGAGCTatgcattccatttgaatgtatttcactcatctttcaataaactacaggatgttctcCCCACAACATATTTACACTAGCCTCGAGGAGAACAAAGCGATCtgctggcagccaggagcagagcaatggaatgtatttgcagctgtttgcacagctgggcatgtgctTACACACTGGGCTTtgcaaacaactcctgcaggTCCTTTGACATGCAAATCAAGATGATAAAgcgttaatgtccattaacactttatgcaaataggtcATTTAATCTTTCAatatttcagttgtttgaaagattagctTTGCGTGTAAAAGTGCCTTTAGGTTTTGAGAATCTAAGAGGTGTACGGAAACACACAGAAAGCATCACTCAAGAAAACAATGTTCTTCCATCTATGGTTCACAACAAAGCATGTCCTTTCGAGGTATACTGATAGTGAACCAATGGCA
The nucleotide sequence above comes from Eleutherodactylus coqui strain aEleCoq1 chromosome 2, aEleCoq1.hap1, whole genome shotgun sequence. Encoded proteins:
- the RGMA gene encoding repulsive guidance molecule A, which translates into the protein MKPTRARVVVKARAGWMGMGRGAGPKALGLFKILTVFLCTFHTAFSSSCKILKCNSEFWSTTSNSHHHTGAEDSVEFCTALRTYAHCTRRTARYCRGDLAYHSAVHGIDDLMSQHNCSKDGPTSQPRVRTPPPWDSQERSDSPEICHYEKNFHRHSATPNYTHCGLFGDPHLRTFTDTFQTCKIQGAWPLIDNNYLNVQVTNTPVHPGSTATATSKITIIFKNFQECVDQKVYQAEMDELPAAFVDGSKNGGDKSGANSLKIIEKVSGQHIEIQAKYIGTTIVVRQVGRYLTFAVRMPEEVVNAVEDKENQGLYLCLQGCPQNQQIDFRTFHSQTPETGSRRHGTGSNGSSFTPQMAGAKCKEKLPVEDLYFQSCVFDLLTTGDVNFTLAAYYAFEDVKVLHSNKDKLHLYERTTFGSGTAAPQSGLGMAMFFVAFVYLFQCCTVLL